The Podospora bellae-mahoneyi strain CBS 112042 chromosome 7, whole genome shotgun sequence genome includes a window with the following:
- the MTS50 gene encoding Mitogen-activated protein kinase adapter protein MST50 (EggNog:ENOG503NYJF; BUSCO:EOG09263CAC; COG:S), protein MNFDSGTAYAESDADDEYERDIHGSSPMATDVETSPIDSDPPSTEHTPTTYGYRSSADRLPETIISEWTAEECADFIASIGVQQYADIFLENEIVGEALVALQHDDLKSMGINSVGHRLTILKSVYDVKKAQDVPIESDHYMPPTAETEAQAANATLKDIQHLVQQLRVRDERISMFEQDLRRLTDDFRRLREDMLPALRLAKDYQQPLPNDPSYGDTLSPPAPTPSSANQYNSSLSRKYSTKVIKLGSTPKATSPTHLQTTHNPSLVEQTLDPSGAADRAVMSSSHLAAMNGVGSSVSPGYPSPNMPSPTSPPTTGLAGNTLSSRAYRSDQPPQQQQQQPQQPPSSTRTTFSENDHYGNQTKTTAVPAPRRMQTPAPETPGSSNSVEIFKSFRVSMDDPCYKVLPAALKKYQINAPWDQYALYIVYGDQERCLGLDEKPLILFKQLDKEGKKPMFMLRKTNNAQAGGAVGGDGGGMGGGGDGGQQQQQPGSAGLGSGGRGGGMGMMGYDPPGGII, encoded by the exons ATGAATTTCGATTCCGGTACCGCCTACGCCGAGTCggacgccgacgacgagtACGAGAGAGATATCCATGGAAGCTCGCCCATGGCCACCGATGTCGAGACCTCTCCTATCGATTCTGACCCACCTTCAACCGAACACACACCGACAACCTATGGCTATCGCTCAAGCGCCGACAGGCTCCCAGAGACCATCATTTCGGAATGGACTGCCGAAGAGTGTGCCGATTTTATTGCGTCAATAGGCGTTCAACAATATGCAGATATATTTCTAG AAAACGAGATTGTGGGCGAGGCTCTGGTGGCTCTTCAGCATGACGATCTCAAATCCATGGGAATCAACAGCGTGGGCCACCGCCTGACAATATTGAAATCCGTGTATGATGTCAAAAAAGCCCAGGATGTACCTATCGAGAGCGATCATTACATGCCGCCCA CTGCGGAAACCGAAGCCCAGGCAGCAAACGCGACGTTGAAGGACATTCAACATCTTGTCCAGCAACTGCGTGTTCGAGACGAGCGGATCTCCATGTTTGAACAGGACTTGCGTCGACTGACGGACGATTTCAGGAGGTTGCGCGAGGATATGCTCCCCGCGTTGAGGTTGGCCAAGGATTACCAACAGCCTTTACCAAACGATCCGTCGTATGGAGATACCCTATCGCCGCCTGCACCAACGCCGTCATCAGCCAACCAATACAATAGTAGCCTGTCGAGGAAATACTCAACTAAGGTGATTAAGCTCGGGTCGACACCAaaagcaacatcaccaactcatCTTCAAACCACACACAACCCTTCCCTAGTCGAGCAGACCCTCGACCCCTCGGGAGCGGCAGACAGAGCAGTCATGTCGTCGTCCCACCTCGCAGCCATGAACGGCGTAGGCAGCTCCGTCTCCCCGGGATATCCATCACCAAACAtgccctcccccacctcgcCACCAACCACCGGTCTAGCAGGCAATACCTTGTCCTCACGAGCCTACCGCTCTGATCAAccaccccagcagcaacagcaacaaccacagcaaccgCCCTCGTCAACCAGAACAACCTTTTCCGAAAACGACCATTACGgcaaccaaaccaaaacaacgGCCGTCCCCGCGCCGAGAAGGATGCAAACCCCGGCGCCGGAAACACCAGGGTCGAGTAACTCGGTCGAAATATTCAAGTCTTTTAGGGTGAGCATGGATGACCCGTGTTACAAGGTGCTGCCGGCGGCGTTGAAGAAGTACCAGATCAACGCGCCCTGGGACCAGTATGCGCTGTACATTGTGTATGGGGATCAGGAGAGATGTCTGGGGCTGGATGAGAAGCCGTTGATTCTGTTCAAGCAGCTGGACAAAGAGGGGAAGAAGCCGATGTTTATGCTCAGGAAGACAAACAATGCGCAGGCTGGGGGGgcggttgggggtgatggtggggggatgggagggggaggggatggggggcagcagcagcagcagccggggagtgcggggttggggtctggggggaggggaggggggatggggatgatggggtatGATCCGCCGGGGGGGATTATTTGA
- a CDS encoding hypothetical protein (EggNog:ENOG503P0UZ; COG:S), with the protein MAKPSKKKQQTLEATLGRPRVKPAVITPRKATPTKGSPSKNSVIAMPPPPSAAASSSSPGGNFITSSQLILSSAKKTRSRPSLAYPKELDQSSSATEDEPPVSSIRQTSKGKEKAIFISEDDDDDEDERHTKRGKSRDKPASISSSSASPSPVKESTPKQKQQAPADSEEESDDLPIVTPVSSRVNRKRRLAVDSDDSDDMALVSSPVKKRRLIRRGSSPVKQQQSDSDEEEVVAPTPRLRSSQTPRKPLSAKEKAREMLRRRRAGETIVEEDGEEEEDEEEDVEPRKALYDTDSDHLALSEFEDEEDEQENEVETPEPSEPDGKKKRKKDKKKKKKKKKLKALKGDSDDEGTEAEAEDLDDFVVEDDSDAPMGAPDDLMQMPLQFTHHARKKLIEHFRDVVEWLVQNKINPGFAEKTAELYRIGWQKLDDEVRALASSKFTSSAWKPDFYKALRARPQYTSIEVGASAHETIFGSNCEACGRSGHPATWTISFSGTPYVKRFGMDFLDPIEPPSDSGSSSQSQSESYDMDEDGNTIAPEEKTFYVGVVCNGNAEIAHTLIHWKHALQDWVESQLMAEGWMQPARLVEREKMKLKRKYKLVDKIVEGWVERGKVRGLFGEFKNQLERARSQQTTGRGYRRG; encoded by the exons ATGGCAAAGCCTTCTAAAAAGAAACAACAGACCCTGGAGGCCACCTTAG GTCGTCCAAGAGTCAAGCCTGCCGTGATAACCCCCAGAAAAGCGACTCCAACCAAGGGCTCGCCATCCAAGAATAGCGTGATCGCcatgccaccacctccttccgcTGCCGCAAGCAGCTCTTCTCCAGGTGGCAACTTTATAACTTCCTCCCAGCTCATACTCAGCAGCGCAAAGAAGACAAGGTCAAGACCGTCGCTCGCCTACCCCAAAGAGCTCGACCAGTCTTCGTCTGCGACCGAGGATGAGCCGCCTGTCAGCTCAATCAGGCAAACGTCCaaagggaaggagaaggccatcttcatcagtgaggacgatgacgatgacgaggatgaacGGCACACCAAGCGGGGAAAATCTCGTGACAAGCCAGCTTCCATCTCTTCGTCGTCAGCATCTCCAAGCCCCGTGAAGGAATCTACCCCGAAACAAAAGCAGCAAGCTCCAGCGGATTCGGAAGAGGAGTCAGACGATTTGCCTATCGTGACGCCCGTTTCATCACGTGTCAACAGGAAGAGGCGGCTTGCAGTTGATAGCGATGATTCAGACGACATGGCTTTGGTCTCCTCGCCCGTGAAGAAGCGGAGATTGATCCGTAGGGGCTCTTCACCGGTAAAACAGCAACAGAGCGActctgatgaagaagaggtcgTTGCACCTACCCCGAGACTGCGGTCTTCACAAACCCCACGAAAGCCTCTTTCGGCGAAGGAAAAAGCGCGAGAGATGCTTCGTCGGCGACGTGCCGGTGAGACGAtcgttgaggaggacggggaggaggaagaagacgaggaggaagatgtaGAGCCACGCAAGGCGCTCTACGATACAGATTCTGACCACCTCGCGCTTTCAGAAttcgaggatgaagaagacgaacaAGAAAACGAAGTCGAGACCCCCGAACCGTCAGAGCCTGACggcaaaaagaagaggaaaaaagacaagaaaaagaaaaagaaaaagaagaagctcaaagcTCTCAAGGGCGActccgacgacgagggcaccgaagccgaagccgaagaccTCGATGACTTTGTGGTGGAAGACGATAGCGATGCACCCATGGGTGCCCCGGACGACCTGATGCAAATGCCCCTCCAATTCACCCACCACGCCCGcaagaagctcatcgagCACTTCCGGGACGTCGTCGAGTGGCTAGTCCAAAACAAGATCAACCCCGGATTCGCCGAAAAGACCGCCGAGCTCTACCGCATCGGCTGGCAGAAACTCGACGACGAGGTCAGAGCGCTCGCCAGCTCAAAATTCACCTCGTCAGCGTGGAAGCCTGACTTTTACAAAGCCTTGCGTGCCAGGCCGCAGTACACTTCCATCGAAGTCGGCGCTTCAGCTCACGAGACAATCTTTGGATCCAACTGCGAGGCGTGCGGCCGGTCAGGTCACCCAGCAACGTGGACGATTTCCTTTTCTGGCACCCCCTATGTTAAACGTTTTGGGATGGACTTTCTCGACCCGATTGAGCCGCCGAGTGACAGCGGTTCCTCCTCACAGTCCCAATCCGAATCTTACGACATGGACGAAGACGGGAACACCATCGCCCCCGAAGAGAAGACGTTTTACGTCGGGGTGGTGTGCAACGGCAACGCAGAGATTGCGCACACGTTGATACACTGGAAGCATGCGCTGCAGGACTGGGTGGAGAGCCAGCTGATGGCGGAGGGGTGGATGCAGCCTGCGAgattggtggagagggagaagatgaagCTGAAGAGGAAGTATAAGCTGGTGGATAAGAttgtggaggggtgggtggaaagggggaaggtgagggggttgtttggggagtTTAAGAACCAGTTGGAGCGGGCCAGGAGTCAGCAGACcacggggagggggtataGGAGGGGGTAA
- the LCB2 gene encoding serine palmitoyltransferase component (COG:E; BUSCO:EOG09260Z3X; EggNog:ENOG503NUSV), with protein sequence MPRKLTNPFSTSSMPQSERAGERRASHSKGNRLVGFFSSKAKEQSHSQQQSSVSSPSAMSLPTISLSAAAAGEQHLDEPPTTLFEPPSADEARKEERAASQFGPLLHPTHRHVSQSFGQPLETPIEDEPPYYFVLTTYLSYLILIFCGHIRDFFGKRFGNKKHYQTLKAQNGYAPLNDDFDNFYVRRLKLRLDDCFARPTTGVPGRFITLMDRKSDDFNRTYKFTGTYTQTLNMSSYNYLGFAQSDGPCADAVEECVRKYGLSSASPRADSGTNDLAVEVEREVAQFVGKPAAMVFSMGFVTNAGSFPALVSKGCLILSDELNHASIRIGARLSGAVIRSFKHNDIGDLEAKLREAISQGQPRTHRPWKKILVAVEGLYSMEGTMVDLPGVLALKKKYKFFLYVDEAHSIGALGPRGRGVCDYFGVDPAEIDILMGTLTKSFGANGGYVAAEKHIIDKLRSTNAATLLGESPAPSVLMQILASLRIITGELAPGQGEERLQRIAFNSRYLRLGLKRLGYIVYGHDDSPIIPIMLYHPAKIAAFSHEMLKRKISVVVVGYPATPLISSRARFCVSSAHNKEDLDRVLAACDEVGDIIQIKYSTGLAGGAEPLPEGVTPEMEKEWRKANGLEGVIKPPRWKLEDVLARGVQDAKVPLR encoded by the coding sequence ATGCCGCGAAAGCTCACAAACCCTTTCTCGACCAGCAGTATGCCACAGTCAGAAAGGGCTGGGGAGCGACGGGCCTCACACTCCAAGGGCAACCGCCTCGTTGGTTTCTTCTCGTCCAAGGCTAAGGAGCAATCGCATTCTCAACAGCAGTCGTCTGTCTCGTCGCCCTCGGCCATGTCCctgcccaccatctccctctcggccgccgctgccggAGAGCAGCACCTCGACGAGCCCCCGACCACTCTGTTCGAGCCTCCTTCGGCCGACGAGGCCCGCAAGGAAGAGCGCGCCGCGTCCCAGTTTGGCCCCCTGCTTCATCCGACTCACCGACACGTCAGCCAGAGCTTCGGGCAACCGCTCGAGACCCCGATCGAGGATGAGCCTCCCTATTACTTTGTCCTTACCACCTATCTCAGCTACCTAATCCTAATCTTCTGCGGCCATATTCGCGACTTCTTCGGCAAGCGCTTCGGCAACAAGAAGCACTACCAGACCCTCAAGGCCCAGAACGGATATGCGCCTCTTAATGATGACTTTGACAACTTCTACGTCCGGAGACTGAAGCTCCGCCTGGACGACTGCTTCGCCAGACCTACTACCGGTGTTCCTGGCCgcttcatcaccctcatGGATCGCAAGTCGGACGACTTCAATCGCACCTACAAGTTCACTGGCACCTACACTCAGACCCTCAACATGAGCTCCTACAACTACCTCGGTTTCGCCCAGTCCGACGGCCCCTGCGCCGACGCGGTGGAGGAATGTGTGCGCAAGTATGGCCTTAGCTCTGCCAGCCCCCGTGCTGATTCTGGTACCAACGATCTTGCCGTCGAGGTGGAGCGCGAGGTGGCCCAGTTTGTTGGCAAGCCTGCCGCCATGGTCTTCTCCATGGGTTTCGTCACCAACGCCGGCTCTTTCCCTGCTCTGGTGTCCAAGGGCTGCCTGATCCTCTCTGACGAGCTCAACCACGCCTCGATTCGCATTGGTGCCCGTCTCTCTGGCGCTGTTATTCGCTCGTTCAAGCACAACGACATCGGCGATCTCGAGGCCAAGCTTCGCGAGGCTATTTCTCAGGGCCAGCCCCGCACTCACCGCCCCTGGAAGAAGATTctcgttgctgttgagggtcTGTACTCGATGGAGGGTACCATGGTGGATCTCCCCGGTGTTTTGGCTCTCAAGAAGAAGTACAAGTTCTTCCTGTATGTCGACGAGGCTCACAGCATCGGTGCCCTCGGCCCCCGCGGCCGCGGTGTTTGCGACTACTTCGGTGTGGATCCGGCCGAGATTGATATCCTCATGGGTACTTTGACCAAGTCCTTCGGCGCCAACGGTGGTTATGTTGCTGCCGAGAAGCACATCATCGACAAACTCAGAAGCACAAACGCCGCCACTCTCCTCGGCGAATCCCCTGCTCCCTCTGTTCTCATGCAAATCCTGGCTTCCCTCCGTATCATCACCGGCGAACTTGCGCCTGGTCAGGGTGAGGAGCGTCTCCAGCGCATTGCCTTCAACTCTCGCTACCTTCGTCTTGGGTTGAAGCGTCTCGGCTACATCGTCTACGGCCACGACGACTCGCCCATCATTCCCATCATGCTTTACCACCCCGCCAAGATCGCTGCTTTCAGTCACGAGATGCTCAAGCGCAAGATCTCggtcgtcgttgtcggcTACCCCGCCACTCCTCTCATCAGCTCCCGCGCCCGTTTCTGCGTCTCTTCGGCTCACAACAAGGAGGATCTGGACCGTGTTCTTGCTGCTTGCGACGAGGTTGGCGACATTATCCAGATCAAGTACTCCACCGGTTTGGCTGGCGGTGCGGAGCCTCTGCCGGAAGGTGTCACCCcagagatggagaaggagtgGCGCAAGGCCAACGGTCTGGAAGGTGTCATCAAGCCCCCAAggtggaagctggaggacgTGCTGGCGCGCGGTGTACAAGATGCCAAGGTACCCTTGAGATAA
- a CDS encoding hypothetical protein (COG:I; EggNog:ENOG503NU7T), whose amino-acid sequence MTASELWRHSDPEGTQMWKFLQHVNSKYGLSLADYPDLYKWSVDNVADFWGDVWHFAGIKASKPFDQVLAPDAPMFPRPDFFAGARLNFAENLLFPANADVDEDAVAVITATEDDNALTETTWAELRDQVRRCSNALRAAGVKENSVVAGFVANHVQALVALLSAATLGAIWTGISPDSGVSAVLDRLVQIRPQVLFSDNATIYNGKEWSGKAKTLEIVEALKQHGLETVVIIKGLPNFETGLDEFRNLGVRAEEHDSFLSSSADHPLVFTQLTPSHPLYVLYSSGTTGLPKAIVHTAAGTLLQHKKELYLHCSLSPASRMLYFTTTSWMMHHWSVSALSCGASLVLYSGSPFKPNGYLSLPILLSKLKVTHFGTSAAYLTTLEANSVIPIASEHNLDLSRLEAIYSTASPLPPSTFSFVYQAFPSRVNLASITGGTDIISLFGAPCPLLPVKVGEIQCAGLGMAIAVMDSASSSAEPELVTTEGEEGDLVCLKPFPCQPLTFFGPAGQDKYRSAYFERFGENIWHHGDFVKIPDSKTGGLVMLGRSDGVLKPAGVRFGSAEIYNVLTRHFGGEVEDAICVGRRRERDRDETVCLFVVMKEGKGFDEGVRRRIGEVVRRELSARHVPGVIEEAGGGVPKTGNGKKIEVAVKQILSGMQVRTNASVANPEALEWFKGWARREEERERLPN is encoded by the exons ATGACGGCATCGGAGCTCTGGAGACATTCTGACCCTGAGGGGACCCAGATGTGGAAGTTTCTGCAGCACGTAAACTCCAAGTATGGACTGTCGTTGGCTGATTATCCCGATCTCTACAAGTGGTCAGTCGACAATGTGGCCGACTTTTGGGGGGACGTGTGGCATTTTGCCGGCATCAAGGCTTCCAAGCCATTTGATCAG GTCCTGGCTCCTGATGCCCCCATGTTCCCGAGGCCCGACTTCTTTGCCGGTGCCCGTCTGAACTTTGCCGAGAACCTCTTGTTCCCAGCCAACGCCGATGTCGACGAGGATGCCGTCGCCGTCATCACCGCTACGGAGGATGACAATGCGTTGACGGAGACAACATGGGCCGAGCTCCGCGATCAAGTACGCAGGTGCTCCAATGCTCTCCGTGCTGCTGGAGTGAAAGAAAACAGTGTCGTTGCTGGCTTCGTGGCCAACCACGTCCAGGCTCTCGTCGCCTTGCTCAGTGCTGCCACCCTCGGTGCGATTTGGACTGGCATCAGCCCTGACAGCGGCGTCAGCGCTGTCCTCGACCGTCTCGTTCAGATCCGCCCCCAGGTTCTCTTCTCCGACAACGCCACCATCTACAACGGCAAAGAATGGTCCGGCAAGGCTAAGACGCTCGAAATCGTCGAGGCTCTCAAGCAACACGGTCTCGAAaccgtcgtcatcatcaaaggCCTCCCCAACTTTGAGACCGGCCTCGATGAGTTCCGCAACCTGGGCGTCAGAGCAGAGGAGCATGACTCCTTCCTGTCTTCCTCTGCCGACCACCCTCTGGTCTTCACCCAACTtaccccatcccaccccctctaCGTCCTTTATTCGtccggcaccaccggcctCCCCAAGGCGATAGTCCACACGGCAGccggcaccctcctccagcacaaGAAGGAACTCTACCTCCACTGCTCCTTGTCCCCAGCCTCGAGGATGCTGtacttcaccaccacctcctggATGATGCACCACTGGTCCGTCTCTGCCCTCTCCTGCGGCGCCTCGTTGGTTCTCTACTCGGGCAGCCCCTTCAAACCGAACGGctacctctccctccccatcctcctctccaagctgAAGGTAACCCACTTTGGCACCTCAGCCGCgtacctcaccaccctcgaagCGAACAGCGTCATCCCTATTGCGTCAGAGCACAACCTTGACCTTTCTCGACTGGAGGCAATCTactccaccgcctcccccttacccccctcaacctttTCGTTTGTGTATCAAGCTTTTCCCTCTCGTGTCAACCTGGCGAGTATCACAGGCGGAACAGACATCATCTCCCTGTTTGGGGCCCCCTGTCCTTTACTCCCCGTCAAGGTTGGGGAGATTCAGTGCGCGGGACTTGGGATGGCGATTGCGGTCATGGACTCGGCGTCTTCATCCGCCGAACCGGAGCTGGTCACGActgaaggggaagaaggcgatcTGGTCTGTCTCAAGCCGTTTCCTTGCCAGCCTTTAACCTTTTTCGGCCCTGCTGGACAGGACAAGTACCGCTCTGCGTATTTTgagaggtttggggagaACATCTGGCATCACGGGGATTTTGTCAAGATTCCTGACTCGAAAACGGGGGGGTTGGTCATGTTGGGGCGGAGTGATGGGGTGCTAAAGCCGGCGGGGGTTAGGTTTGGGAGTGCGGAGATTTATAATGTGCTGACGAGACATttcgggggggaggtggaggacgCGATTTGTgtggggaggcggagagagagggaTAGGGATGAGAcggtttgtttgtttgttgttatgaaagaagggaaagggtttgatgagggggttaGGAGGcggattggggaggtggtgagacGGGAGCTGAGCGCGAGGCATGTGCCGGGGgtgattgaggaggcgggagggggggtacCGAAGACGGGGAATGGGAAGAAGATTGAGGTGGCGGTGAAGCAGATTTTGAGCGGGATGCAGGTGAGGACGAATGCTAGTGTTGCTAATCCGGAGGCGTTGGAGTGGTTTAAGGGGTGGGccaggagggaggaggagagggagaggttgcccaattga
- a CDS encoding hypothetical protein (COG:A; EggNog:ENOG503PGC6): MSRSQAHHQNLVLVTVPPGNITGLYYITIANFSHSTTWKDLKAFVSQVCEIDFCLIYDPTAGFVRVKGLENFEKAYKFLDGNTLHYRCLQADARNRDQSTVVKLPPNDYHAIMLKGHQRGRVVEDPSAPQPAPDTYYAYPTNPDPVDNMGRNSECTSPIQYSTDRTWPSYPAYTTTPQEYPPTTLPYQDLPVAQPFPDTTLYPNPGETYYPGPPGSNTTEGYYPAPPPQEFFDPSSSLTNEFSSLSLSYPLSSDLILLENRKIILLNLDKRRLDQSYISSLLSTFCPPAYSTAIEQIEIPISSRSRENKPKGTAFITFSSAEVAMGAVDCLNGVAFGGRGLTARLAEGIPAGRDGKKNKGMMEEQKRERRRERRGGGGDGGGERREEGAPVVVDGSRGRPVIVNGSRRERGGRA, translated from the exons ATGTCTCGCAGCCAAGCGCATCACCAAAATCTGGTTCTTGTCACAGTCCCGCCGGGGAATATCACTGGATTATATTACATCACTATTGCAAAT TTCTCACACAGCACAACATGGAAAGATCTCAAGGCTTTTGTTTCTCAAGTCTGCGAGATAGACTTTTGCCTGATCTATGACCCGACCGCGGGCTTCGTCCGGGTCAAGGGGCTGGAGAATTTTGAGAAGGCGTACA AGTTCCTAGACGGCAACACCCTTCACTACCGCTGCCTCCAAGCCGACGCCAGAAACAGAGACCAGTCCACCGTCGTCAAGCTCCCACCCAACGACTACCACGCCATCATGCTCAAAGGCCACCAACGAGGCCGCGTAGTCGAAgacccctccgccccccagccagccccagaCACATACTACGCctacccaaccaaccctGACCCGGTCGACAACATGGGACGCAACTCAGAGTGCACCTCCCCGATCCAGTACAGCACCGACCGAACCTGGCCCTCCTACCCagcctacaccaccaccccccaagaatacccccccaccaccctcccctaccAAGACCTCCCCGTTGCTCAGCCCTTCCCTGACACCACCCTTTACCCCAACCCAGGGGAAACCTACTACCCCGGTCCCCCaggcagcaacaccaccgaagGATACTACcccgcccctccaccccaagAATTCTTCgacccttcctcctccctgaCCAACGagttctcctccctctccctatCCTACCCCCTCTCATCagacctcatcctcctcgaaaaCCGCAAGATCATCTTGCTAAACCTCGATAAACGCCGCCTCGACCAGTCGTACATCTCTTCTTTGCTATCCACCTTTTGCCCACCAGCGTACTCCACCGCTATAGAACAAATCGAGATTCCTATCAGTTCCAGGTCCCGAGAAAACAAACCCAAGGGAACGGCGTTTATTACCTTCTCGTCGGCAGAGGTTGCCATGGGGGCGGTGGATTGTCTGAACGGGGTtgcttttggggggagggggctgacGGCTaggttggcggaggggatTCCTgctgggagggatgggaagaagaacaaggggatgatggaggagcagaagagggagcggaggagggagaggcgggggggtgggggtgatggtgggggggagaggagagaagagggggcgccggtggtggtggatgggagtaGGGGGCGGCCGGTTATTGTTAATGGGAgtaggagggagaggggggggagggcgtga
- a CDS encoding hypothetical protein (EggNog:ENOG503NYMS; COG:S): MKFSRSLKSSSHSVPSPDGQHIATLLSSLVHIRAVRSPEVVNVIKLPQDFAGPILGFQWSPSSRLLLIAGPEQVRVVSALDSSFHAAIRTASVPGTKPAYVGFGASDAEVCVISSYGLKFSLFDLTSSRAAEINTPKVFSPSSASRCFSFRPQTRHLALLSRVSGKDLISIHSYPTRELQRSWAPDTIDAQGITWSPDGRWLVVWESAAQGHKVIFYTSDGHLFKTWSGPANPSLEDRYYAIGAGVKALQLSADARFLAVGDCSRSVCIFNMASVTETMRLRHPKSVASTETLQVWQEQIGVSQTGPVMHTFLRTTQVISPAPRLQDNSEPVSGCAAISFDPTSALVATRLEDSPGTVWIWDLEAAELRAVLLFHGNISVLSWHPHVAETLLIRCEGEQYNGIVFVWDPLSEGPRSVDFSQHLPGLKTSGKPRASWLGSGMASGPSLFFSDAQHYVLGCLIELDEVAPPWASHHSPEPSYAAETREESPLELVPAEQDGPDRARAVEDDDDDYSELEDTFVHKR; the protein is encoded by the exons ATGAAGTTCTCCAGGAGCCTAAAGT CATCATCGCACTCTGTCCCCAGTCCAGACGGCCAACATATTGCGACTCTTCTCTCATCCCTTGTCCATATCAGAGCCGTCCGCAGCCCGGAGGTTGTCAATGTGATTAAACTGCCCCAGGACTTTGCCGGCCCCATTCTCGGTTTCCAGTGGTCACCGTCATCACGCCTGTTGCTCATAGCTGGACCTGAACAAGTTCGCGTTGTTTCTGCGCTTGACAGCAGCTTCCATGCTGCCATCCGAACCGCCTCGGTGCCCGGCACGAAGCCAGCTTATGTTGGCTTTGGTGCCTCAGATGCCGAGGTCTGCGTGATCTCGTCATACGGCCTGAAGTTCTCTCTGTTCGATCTCACCTCGTCTAGGGCTGCCgagatcaacacccccaaggtTTTTTCTCCTTCGTCCGCTTCTAgatgcttttcttttcggcCCCAAACACGTCATCTTGCCTTGCTCTCCAGAGTCTCTGGCAAAGACCTAATAAGCATTCACTCATATCCAACCAGAGAGTTGCAGAGGTCATGGGCTCCTGATACCATTGATGCCCAGGGAATTACATGGAGCCCAGACGGACGATGGCTTGTTGTCTGGGAATCAGCTGCGCAGGGACACAAAGTAATCTTCTATACGTCAGATGGACACTTGTTCAAGACTTGGTCAGGCCCTGCGAATCCTTCATTGGAGGACAGATACTACGCCATTGGAGCAGGCGTCAAGGCGCTTCAGCTGTCAGCCGATGCCCGTTTCCTAGCTGTTGGCGATTGTAGTCGGTCAGTGTGCATTTTCAACATGGCTTCCGTAACAGAGACTATGCGCCTTCGTCATCCAAAGTCTGTTGCTTCCACAGAGACACTCCAG GTCTGGCAAGAGCAGATCGGCGTGTCGCAAACTGGCCCTGTTATGCACACCTTCTTGCGGACTACGCAGGTCATCTCCCCGGCGCCCCGGCTGCAAGACAACTCAGAGCCTGTGTCGGGCTGTGCGGCCATCTCATTCGATCCCACGTCGGCACTCGTAGCCACACGGCTGGAAGACTCACCCGGCACGGTCTGGATCTGGGATCTGGAGGCCGCAGAGTTGCGTGCAGTGCTGCTCTTCCACGGGAACATCAGCGTCCTGTCGTGGCATCCTCATGTTGCCGAGACACTTCTCATTCGATGCGAGGGCGAGCAATACAATGGCATCGTCTTTGTGTGGGACCCTCTCTCAGAAGGGCCTCGATCAGTTGACTTttcccaacacctccctGGACTCAAAACAAGTGGCAAGCCCCGGGCCTCGTGGTTAGGGTCTGGTATGGCAAGTGGTCCGtcgctcttcttctcagaCGCCCAGCATTACGTACTGGGTTGTCTGATCGAACTGGACGAAGTTGCACCTCCGTGGGCCAGCCACCACAGTCCGGAGCCGAGCTACGCAGCAGAGACACGGGAAGAGTCGCCGCTCGAACTGGTTCCGGCAGAACAGGACGGTCCAGACAGGGCCAGAGCCGttgaagacgacgacgatgactaCAGCGAACTAGAGGACACCTTTGTGCACAAAAGGTAG